The Psychromonas sp. MME1 genome window below encodes:
- a CDS encoding PBP1A family penicillin-binding protein, whose product MNRWVKRLLWLIIFSILAAIGTITTIYYMVKADLPDVATIQDIQLQVPMKVFSIDGELLSQFGEKRRIPLTRDEVPAQLINAFLATEDNRYYQHFGIDPIGILRAAIVYATSGSAKQGASTITQQVARNFFLTREKTFIRKIKEIFIAIQIEQILTKDEILMLYLNKISLGHRSYGVGAAAQVYYGKNVAELTLPEMAVLAGLPKAPSRLNPIYSPENARQRRNIVLKRMLEESYITQFEYNEAVNSPITGKLHGAEITLSAHYVAEMAHNKLIEMYGAEQSYNNGLNVYTTIDKTSQEAANNALINNLLDYDKRHGYRGAVNVLWDATATPWPHEKIIAKLKSEPDFSGLQPAVVIEVGDNDVKVLSKDKGAETSSINWHGLKWARRYISDTAQGKAPQKASDIVAVGEQIWVRQSAQGLELAQYPDASAAFVSLNPMNGAITSLVGGFSFVQSKFNRATQAKRQVGSNIKPFIYSAALDNGYTLATLVNDAPINQWTGSSAWRPRNSPEVYEGPIRLRRALGQSKNVVSVRLVEDLGLPTIINQLEKFGFNGEELPRNLTLALGSASISPLELATGYAIIANGGYKVDPYIIERIEDGYGNVLYQAAPHTVCQECNELYEKQRSPEYLTKVLAEKGDISKTCEIAYISEAQIAPSVISEETAFLTRELLNSAVFGGGSWQHKTGWNGTGWRAAQALQRRDIGGKTGTTNDSKDAWFSGFVGKTVATSWVGFDNFSRDLGKASYNNNLDKEQIYGGEFGARTALPAWIEFMQETASSTPVFTAPIPKGISTARIDLSSGLLSYATDYTTRFEYFKNGTVPKNYVDKSRNSEEELFKQGGTKGTATSKHEELF is encoded by the coding sequence ATGAATAGATGGGTTAAACGACTTCTCTGGCTTATTATTTTTAGCATCCTAGCTGCTATTGGTACGATTACGACCATTTATTATATGGTTAAAGCAGATTTACCTGATGTCGCTACCATTCAAGATATTCAATTACAAGTTCCGATGAAAGTGTTTAGCATTGATGGTGAGCTGCTTTCTCAATTTGGTGAAAAGCGCCGCATCCCACTGACCCGTGATGAAGTACCAGCGCAATTAATTAATGCATTTCTCGCCACTGAAGATAATCGCTATTATCAACATTTTGGCATTGATCCGATCGGAATATTAAGAGCAGCCATCGTTTATGCTACAAGTGGTTCAGCAAAACAAGGCGCTAGCACAATCACTCAACAAGTAGCACGAAATTTCTTTTTGACACGAGAAAAAACCTTTATCCGTAAAATTAAAGAAATTTTTATTGCAATCCAAATTGAACAAATATTAACTAAAGACGAAATTTTAATGCTCTACCTCAATAAAATTTCATTAGGTCACCGTTCCTATGGTGTGGGTGCAGCAGCACAAGTCTATTACGGAAAAAACGTCGCAGAGTTAACATTACCGGAAATGGCGGTGTTAGCAGGATTACCCAAAGCACCATCGCGTTTAAATCCCATTTATTCACCAGAAAATGCCCGCCAACGCCGTAATATCGTATTAAAACGGATGTTAGAAGAATCATATATCACTCAATTCGAATATAATGAAGCAGTCAATAGCCCAATAACCGGAAAGCTTCACGGCGCTGAAATCACCTTATCGGCACATTACGTGGCCGAGATGGCGCACAATAAACTTATCGAGATGTATGGTGCAGAGCAGAGTTACAACAATGGCTTAAATGTTTACACGACAATCGATAAAACATCCCAAGAAGCGGCAAATAACGCCTTGATAAATAACCTGCTCGATTACGATAAACGCCACGGTTACCGCGGTGCGGTGAATGTCCTATGGGACGCCACAGCAACACCTTGGCCGCATGAAAAAATTATAGCAAAACTAAAATCAGAGCCTGACTTTAGCGGTTTGCAACCCGCCGTTGTTATTGAAGTAGGCGATAATGATGTAAAAGTCTTAAGCAAAGACAAAGGTGCGGAAACATCATCTATAAATTGGCATGGATTAAAATGGGCGAGGCGTTATATCAGCGATACCGCGCAAGGAAAGGCACCACAAAAAGCATCGGATATCGTTGCCGTTGGTGAACAGATTTGGGTCCGTCAAAGCGCGCAAGGCTTAGAGCTAGCACAATACCCTGATGCAAGTGCAGCCTTTGTGTCACTTAACCCAATGAATGGGGCAATTACCTCATTAGTGGGTGGTTTTAGTTTTGTGCAGAGTAAATTTAATCGTGCAACACAAGCAAAACGTCAGGTCGGTTCGAATATTAAACCATTTATATATTCAGCAGCCTTAGATAATGGTTATACATTAGCTACTCTGGTTAACGATGCGCCGATTAATCAATGGACAGGTAGCAGCGCATGGCGCCCAAGAAACTCCCCCGAAGTCTATGAGGGTCCAATTCGTTTACGTCGTGCGTTAGGTCAATCTAAAAATGTGGTCTCTGTACGTTTAGTTGAAGACCTCGGCTTACCAACAATCATCAATCAACTCGAAAAATTTGGCTTTAACGGTGAAGAACTACCCCGAAACCTAACGCTAGCATTAGGTTCTGCATCAATTAGCCCATTAGAGCTAGCCACTGGCTATGCGATTATCGCTAATGGTGGATATAAGGTTGATCCCTATATTATTGAACGGATAGAAGATGGTTACGGTAATGTCTTATATCAAGCCGCACCACATACAGTCTGCCAAGAGTGTAACGAACTATATGAAAAACAACGCTCTCCAGAGTATCTAACTAAAGTACTCGCAGAAAAGGGAGATATCAGCAAAACCTGCGAAATTGCCTATATCAGTGAGGCGCAAATAGCCCCTTCCGTGATTAGTGAAGAGACTGCTTTTTTAACTCGCGAATTATTGAATAGCGCGGTTTTTGGGGGGGGTAGTTGGCAGCATAAAACTGGTTGGAATGGCACAGGATGGCGCGCAGCCCAAGCTTTACAACGTCGAGATATCGGTGGAAAAACTGGGACAACAAATGATTCTAAAGATGCTTGGTTTTCCGGGTTCGTTGGTAAAACAGTGGCAACCTCTTGGGTTGGGTTTGATAATTTCAGTCGCGACCTAGGTAAAGCATCCTATAATAACAATTTAGATAAAGAACAGATTTATGGAGGGGAATTTGGTGCAAGAACAGCACTTCCCGCATGGATTGAATTCATGCAGGAGACGGCATCATCAACCCCGGTATTTACAGCACCGATTCCTAAGGGTATATCAACGGCACGTATTGACCTTAGTAGCGGTTTATTATCCTATGCAACGGATTACACTACACGCTTTGAATATTTCAAAAATGGAACCGTTCCGAAAAATTATGTCGATAAGTCGCGTAATAGTGAAGAGGAACTATTTAAACAGGGCGGCACAAAAGGCACTGCAACATCGAAACATGAAGAGCTTTTTTAA
- a CDS encoding ACP phosphodiesterase: MNYLAHLHIADHTNSSLLGNFLGDFVKGSPEGKYSVPVVQGIRLHRFVDSFTDQHAIVKSLKQYFPTELRRFAPITLDMFWDHCLAKNWPVYHQSALMDFCQQAERQIAIEMQQENYSLPERFLSTSEAMWQGRWLEHYADIDNIIFSLQRIARRGKRMAPLASTGDTLLNHYDIFAEQFLQLYPELLQQAQILS; encoded by the coding sequence ATGAATTATCTTGCCCATTTACATATAGCTGACCATACGAACAGCAGTTTACTGGGCAATTTTTTAGGGGATTTTGTAAAAGGTTCACCAGAGGGTAAATATAGCGTTCCGGTTGTACAAGGCATTCGTTTACATCGCTTTGTTGATAGTTTCACGGATCAGCACGCAATCGTTAAGTCATTAAAACAATATTTTCCAACTGAGTTGCGTCGTTTCGCGCCAATCACCTTGGATATGTTTTGGGATCATTGTTTGGCAAAAAATTGGCCTGTTTACCATCAAAGTGCTTTAATGGATTTTTGTCAGCAGGCTGAAAGGCAAATCGCAATAGAAATGCAGCAGGAGAATTATTCGTTACCCGAACGATTTTTAAGCACATCTGAGGCAATGTGGCAAGGAAGGTGGTTAGAGCATTATGCCGATATCGATAACATCATTTTTAGTTTGCAGCGCATTGCCCGTCGGGGGAAAAGGATGGCACCTTTAGCATCAACGGGGGATACACTGCTCAATCACTATGACATTTTTGCTGAGCAGTTTTTGCAACTGTATCCTGAATTATTGCAGCAAGCCCAAATACTCAGTTAA
- the nirD gene encoding nitrite reductase small subunit NirD codes for MQTQLHNQWTTICKKEDLTANAGICAQFNDEQVAIFFDKRNNALYALANFDPFGQANVISRGIIGSTEDIVYVASPLYKQRFNLQTGECLESPVHALKIYPIRFENDEVQLKRAS; via the coding sequence ATGCAAACACAATTACATAATCAATGGACAACCATTTGTAAAAAAGAGGATTTAACTGCCAATGCGGGTATTTGTGCGCAGTTTAATGATGAGCAAGTCGCTATCTTTTTCGATAAACGTAATAACGCCCTTTATGCGTTAGCTAACTTTGACCCATTTGGTCAGGCAAATGTTATCTCTCGGGGTATTATTGGCTCAACAGAAGATATTGTTTATGTTGCTTCTCCCCTCTATAAACAACGATTTAACCTTCAGACTGGTGAATGTTTAGAGTCACCAGTACACGCATTAAAAATATATCCTATTAGATTTGAAAATGATGAGGTGCAATTAAAAAGAGCCAGTTAG
- a CDS encoding molybdopterin-dependent oxidoreductase has translation MENNSWTKTTCAYCGVGCGIEAKSNAQGGVDIRGDIAHPANYGKLCSKGLALGETVSHEGRLLHPSLEGQETNWSTALDHVAQQFSDIIAEHGPDAVAFYVSGQLLTEDYYVANKLMKGFIGSANIDTNSRLCMSSSVVGHKRAFGSDTVPICYEDLDHADMVVITGSNLAWCHPVLFQRLKAAKKLRPELFIVVIDPRKTDSSAIADLHLAIQPGSDVALFNGLLCHLVAEQKINPNYIDSYCEGFQDALKNAQQDCQDERDFLDRLTISKTLLTRFYKQFANTEKVITIYSQGVNQSSQGSDKVNSILNCHLATGRIGKAGMGPFSVTGQPNAMGGREVGGLANTLAAHMEFNNPEEHRLISDFWQSNTVAKAPGLQAIDLFDAMYDGKIKAVWIMATNPVVSLPNSNKIIAALQKCPLVVVSDCIKETATSKYASVLLPAQGWSEKSGTVTNSERRISRQRRLLPTPGEGKPDWWIISEVAKRMGFSRHFSYLHEGEIFNEYARMTTLGNENGKNRDLNLIGLTHLDAQGYSQLTPQQWPVTKLQKKIIHQRMFSDNVFFTPSKKAQFIAVTHQKPKGVCDNNHPFLLNSGRIRDQWHTMTRTGLSSRLSAHIAEPFVNIHPSDAQQQQLNNGDIAMLSNHYGKALARVVISTRIQPQQLFMPIHWNQSNAKLSSVCALIPAHKDSYSGQPEFKTTPVAIQKWPYQSEALLLSDEPLNVDAFAYWIKQKVSNGYLYRIAAQLPAQQLCVKLHNLLAKKSGKTLNYSRSDDHNTPLYRYAHIHNKQILGAYIASNNLQNQPLEWMQNLLDIRADHDVELSFVSGVVKGKLAAGKIICACKQVGENTIKSAIKDKQLKTVQAISDCTGAGTGCGSCLPDIQQLVADYSLSYSA, from the coding sequence ATGGAAAATAACAGCTGGACAAAAACAACCTGCGCATATTGTGGTGTTGGCTGTGGTATCGAAGCAAAAAGTAATGCACAGGGTGGAGTAGATATACGTGGAGATATTGCACACCCTGCTAATTATGGAAAACTATGCTCAAAAGGATTGGCACTAGGTGAAACGGTTAGTCATGAAGGACGCTTATTACACCCAAGCCTAGAGGGTCAAGAGACAAATTGGTCAACTGCGCTAGATCATGTCGCACAACAATTTTCCGATATCATTGCCGAGCACGGCCCTGATGCTGTAGCCTTTTATGTTTCAGGACAACTCTTAACAGAAGATTATTATGTCGCTAATAAATTAATGAAAGGATTTATTGGTAGCGCCAATATAGATACAAACTCGCGCCTGTGCATGTCATCTTCCGTCGTTGGACATAAACGCGCTTTTGGAAGTGATACCGTCCCAATATGCTACGAAGACCTTGATCATGCCGATATGGTCGTGATCACCGGTTCAAATTTAGCTTGGTGTCATCCTGTTCTATTTCAACGCTTAAAAGCAGCAAAAAAGCTACGACCTGAGCTATTTATTGTCGTTATTGACCCCCGTAAAACGGATAGCAGTGCAATTGCAGACCTACATCTCGCAATACAACCAGGCAGCGATGTCGCTTTATTTAATGGTCTGCTTTGTCATTTAGTCGCCGAGCAAAAAATCAACCCAAATTACATTGATAGCTACTGCGAAGGCTTTCAAGACGCCCTAAAAAATGCACAACAAGATTGCCAAGATGAACGTGACTTTCTTGATAGATTAACGATTTCCAAAACATTACTAACCCGCTTCTATAAGCAATTTGCAAATACCGAAAAGGTCATCACCATCTATTCTCAAGGAGTTAACCAATCTTCACAGGGCAGTGATAAGGTCAATAGCATTTTAAACTGCCACTTAGCAACTGGCCGCATTGGTAAAGCAGGCATGGGACCATTTTCAGTGACGGGGCAACCTAATGCAATGGGCGGACGTGAAGTGGGTGGATTAGCGAATACACTGGCTGCACACATGGAGTTCAACAACCCAGAAGAGCATCGTTTAATTAGTGACTTTTGGCAAAGCAATACAGTAGCAAAAGCCCCTGGGTTACAGGCCATTGATCTTTTCGATGCCATGTATGATGGCAAGATTAAAGCGGTGTGGATCATGGCAACCAATCCCGTGGTGAGTCTACCCAATAGCAATAAAATTATTGCCGCATTACAAAAATGCCCACTCGTTGTTGTCTCCGATTGCATTAAAGAGACGGCCACCAGCAAATATGCCAGCGTATTACTTCCCGCCCAGGGATGGAGTGAAAAATCAGGTACGGTGACCAATTCCGAACGTCGTATTTCAAGGCAGCGACGCCTTTTACCAACACCAGGGGAAGGTAAGCCTGATTGGTGGATCATTAGTGAAGTCGCCAAACGGATGGGATTTTCTCGACATTTTAGCTACCTTCATGAAGGAGAGATATTTAATGAATATGCACGCATGACGACCCTTGGTAATGAAAATGGTAAAAATAGAGACCTAAACCTAATCGGTTTAACACACTTAGATGCGCAAGGATATAGCCAACTGACACCACAACAGTGGCCCGTCACCAAGTTGCAAAAAAAGATCATTCACCAACGCATGTTTAGTGATAATGTTTTTTTTACTCCCTCCAAAAAAGCGCAATTTATCGCGGTGACACATCAAAAACCCAAGGGGGTTTGCGATAACAACCACCCCTTCCTACTCAATAGTGGACGTATCCGTGACCAATGGCATACCATGACACGAACAGGTTTATCGAGTCGTTTGAGTGCACATATTGCAGAACCATTTGTCAATATCCATCCTTCTGATGCACAACAACAGCAACTCAACAATGGTGATATCGCCATGCTAAGTAATCACTATGGTAAGGCCTTAGCACGCGTAGTAATATCCACTCGAATACAACCACAACAATTGTTCATGCCGATACATTGGAATCAAAGTAACGCAAAACTAAGTAGTGTCTGCGCCTTAATACCAGCCCACAAAGATAGCTATTCGGGACAACCAGAATTTAAAACAACCCCTGTTGCTATTCAAAAATGGCCATATCAGAGTGAAGCCTTACTGTTAAGCGACGAACCGTTAAATGTCGATGCCTTTGCTTATTGGATTAAACAAAAGGTCAGTAACGGTTACTTATACCGTATTGCTGCACAACTACCGGCACAACAACTGTGCGTAAAATTACATAATTTATTAGCCAAAAAAAGTGGAAAAACCTTAAATTATAGCCGCTCAGATGACCATAACACTCCCCTTTATCGCTATGCTCATATACATAACAAACAAATTCTCGGTGCCTATATCGCGTCCAACAATTTGCAAAATCAGCCGTTAGAGTGGATGCAAAATTTACTAGATATTCGCGCAGATCACGACGTTGAGCTATCGTTCGTATCCGGTGTTGTTAAAGGAAAATTAGCCGCAGGAAAAATTATCTGCGCCTGTAAACAGGTGGGGGAAAATACGATTAAGTCGGCAATTAAAGACAAACAATTAAAAACAGTGCAAGCCATCAGCGACTGCACAGGAGCGGGGACGGGTTGCGGTAGTTGCCTGCCAGACATTCAACAACTCGTTGCAGATTACTCTCTTAGTTACAGCGCATAA
- the cobA gene encoding uroporphyrinogen-III C-methyltransferase, with the protein MSSLNDSNDVIPLSPSKRVSSLKLTQKAQWGTVSLVGAGPGDPDLLTIKALRVIERADVIVYDNLVSDQIRALFPSATEKLYVGKKKGQHSFTQIQINQLLIDKAQQGLNICRLKGGDAFVFGRGGEEMLQLKAMDIAVDLVPGITAAAGCSSYAGIPLTHRGLAQGCTFITAHAEKELAVQWSALTGLQHTLVFYMGLSKAALIECELLKAGMPSSTPVAFIENGCCPEQRVITSTLDQLASLVSLHQIQSPALIVVGKVVALAEQLQWVGQQSSIDSVINQLSA; encoded by the coding sequence ATGAGCAGTTTAAATGATAGTAATGATGTTATTCCATTGTCACCAAGTAAAAGAGTTAGCTCGCTTAAACTTACTCAGAAAGCGCAGTGGGGCACCGTTTCATTAGTGGGTGCAGGTCCTGGTGATCCTGATTTACTGACCATCAAAGCATTGCGAGTAATTGAAAGGGCTGATGTGATTGTATATGACAATCTCGTTAGCGATCAAATACGGGCGCTTTTTCCATCTGCGACAGAAAAATTATATGTGGGAAAAAAGAAAGGTCAGCACAGTTTTACACAAATACAAATTAATCAACTGCTAATCGATAAAGCACAGCAAGGTTTGAATATTTGTCGTTTGAAGGGAGGAGATGCCTTTGTTTTTGGTCGTGGCGGTGAAGAGATGTTGCAATTGAAAGCAATGGATATAGCCGTTGACCTCGTACCTGGTATTACCGCTGCTGCAGGTTGTAGCAGTTATGCCGGCATTCCGCTTACTCATCGTGGGCTTGCTCAAGGGTGTACTTTTATCACAGCGCATGCGGAAAAAGAGTTGGCAGTACAATGGTCTGCTCTAACAGGCTTACAGCATACATTAGTTTTTTATATGGGCTTAAGTAAGGCTGCTCTTATTGAATGTGAACTATTAAAAGCGGGGATGCCGAGCAGTACACCTGTTGCCTTTATAGAAAATGGTTGCTGCCCTGAGCAGCGTGTTATTACCAGCACCTTAGATCAATTAGCAAGCTTAGTTAGTCTGCATCAAATTCAATCCCCTGCACTTATTGTGGTTGGCAAAGTTGTCGCTCTTGCAGAACAGTTGCAGTGGGTTGGTCAGCAAAGCAGTATCGATAGCGTAATAAATCAATTATCAGCTTAA
- a CDS encoding magnesium transporter CorA family protein — MIQCIFIAKNLDAKYGGSELIKEWQKDDNGLLWLDINEHDSDQEHLILEQLGCHPLAIEDAVRDNRHPPKIELFDNYIFMIYREIFSTKSQLEFELLPIGLFVGKRILITRHDKKSETINNLFNNEGEKLLKTSPMTLALRIFHYSSGAYIEALLQFEDTLEAIEDAFQIQGSDQMMQKLTLYSSRLTKLKRTFNYHLNIGSELKSLIGDGTTIIGKAESHYLTDMQERLQRLLSLSQMYYDICGDIINAYISITSHQLNETMQALTVITAIFVPLSFLAGIYGMNFSYMPELKAQYGYFYLLGIMAIIALGLVIFFKKKRWL, encoded by the coding sequence ATGATTCAATGTATATTTATCGCCAAAAATTTAGATGCCAAATACGGTGGAAGTGAGCTCATCAAAGAATGGCAAAAAGATGATAATGGCTTGCTCTGGCTTGATATTAATGAACACGATAGCGATCAAGAACACCTGATATTAGAGCAACTCGGTTGCCATCCATTAGCGATAGAAGATGCAGTCAGGGATAACCGCCACCCTCCAAAAATTGAATTATTCGATAACTATATTTTTATGATTTATCGAGAGATATTTTCCACCAAGTCGCAGCTTGAATTTGAATTATTACCGATAGGCCTATTTGTTGGAAAACGAATTTTAATTACACGCCATGATAAAAAATCAGAGACAATCAATAATCTTTTTAATAACGAAGGGGAGAAACTATTAAAAACGAGTCCGATGACCCTCGCTTTACGCATTTTTCATTACAGTAGTGGTGCCTATATTGAAGCGTTATTACAATTTGAAGATACCTTAGAAGCGATTGAAGATGCCTTTCAAATTCAGGGTTCAGACCAAATGATGCAGAAACTCACTCTATATAGCTCGCGTTTAACTAAGCTAAAACGCACCTTTAACTACCACCTTAATATTGGTTCTGAGCTTAAATCGCTGATCGGAGATGGCACGACGATCATCGGTAAGGCTGAATCTCATTATCTCACCGATATGCAAGAACGGTTACAGCGCCTCCTGAGTTTGTCTCAGATGTATTATGACATCTGCGGTGACATCATTAATGCTTATATATCAATAACATCGCATCAACTCAATGAGACTATGCAGGCATTAACGGTGATCACTGCTATCTTCGTACCGTTAAGTTTTTTGGCAGGTATATACGGAATGAATTTTTCGTATATGCCAGAACTAAAAGCGCAATATGGCTATTTCTACCTACTTGGCATAATGGCAATCATCGCATTAGGCTTGGTGATATTTTTCAAGAAAAAACGTTGGCTATAA
- the nirB gene encoding nitrite reductase large subunit NirB, translating into MSKAKIVVVGNGMVGHKFIDSIITDASADYEVITFSEESRLAYDRVQLSYFFSGKSAADLALTDANYYHENGINFVLNDKVVELDFANKEVITASGRVEGYDKLVVATGSYPFVPPIPGNDQEHCHVYRTIDDLEAILRSGKSSKVGVVVGGGLLGLEAGNALVNLGLETHIVEFAPRLMAVQLDEGGGALLRRKIEDLGVQVHTEKATTEIVAGDTCRYRMNFADGSFLETDTIIFSAGIRPQDELARSAGLEIGERGGIVIDNNCQTSVQDVYAIGECALWNNFIFGLVAPGYQMAKVAAAHIKGDSEQQFNGADMSTKLKLLGVDVASIGEVHGKTVGAQSYTYNDEIEQIYKRLIVSADGKKIVGAVLVGDVDAYGSLLQLKLNNMDLPENPAVLILPSAGEGQSAGLGVDALPDSAVICSCFDVTKASIKEAVAAGCTSMSALKESTKASTGCGGCSALAKQVLDSELALLGFEVKNDICEHFAYSRQELVDIIRIKKIKTFDQVLETCGKGLGCEVCKPAVGSILASYWNDYVLKDELIELQDTNDIYLGNMQKDGTYSVVPRVAGGEITPEKLIVLGEVAKEFDLYTKLTGGQRIDLFGAQLHELPLIWRKLIDAGFETGHAYGKSLRTVKSCIGSTWCRFGVGDSVGFAIKLENRYKGVRSPHKIKFGVSGCTRECAEAQSKDVGIIATDKGWNMYVCGNGGMRPRHADLLASDLSEDELQRYTDRFLMFYIRTADCLQRTSVWLENMEGGIDYLKEVIINDKLNIADELETEMANNIKNYQCEWKTTIEDAEKVKRFKHFVNSSDVDNRLSYIKERAQRFPAPRAQAEEINIVELTQ; encoded by the coding sequence ATGAGTAAAGCAAAAATTGTAGTGGTAGGAAACGGAATGGTTGGCCACAAATTTATTGATTCAATTATCACTGACGCGAGCGCAGACTATGAAGTGATCACTTTTTCTGAAGAGTCGCGGCTAGCTTACGATCGCGTGCAACTCAGTTATTTTTTTTCGGGTAAAAGTGCCGCTGACTTAGCGTTAACTGACGCTAATTATTATCATGAAAACGGCATTAACTTTGTTCTTAATGATAAAGTCGTTGAGTTAGATTTCGCCAATAAAGAGGTCATTACAGCAAGCGGTCGGGTTGAAGGTTATGACAAGTTAGTGGTCGCGACAGGCTCATATCCCTTTGTTCCTCCTATTCCTGGTAATGACCAAGAACATTGCCACGTGTATCGTACCATCGATGATTTAGAAGCGATTTTACGTTCAGGTAAAAGTAGTAAAGTAGGCGTGGTGGTTGGCGGTGGATTATTGGGTCTTGAAGCGGGTAATGCCTTGGTGAATTTGGGATTAGAAACTCATATTGTGGAATTTGCGCCACGCTTAATGGCCGTGCAACTAGATGAAGGTGGCGGAGCTTTATTGCGTCGCAAGATAGAAGATTTAGGGGTGCAAGTACACACCGAAAAAGCGACAACGGAGATTGTCGCTGGTGATACCTGCCGTTATCGCATGAACTTTGCTGATGGTAGCTTTTTAGAGACAGATACTATTATATTCTCGGCAGGTATTCGCCCTCAGGATGAATTGGCGCGTTCAGCCGGTCTTGAAATTGGTGAGCGTGGCGGCATTGTGATTGATAATAATTGCCAAACTAGTGTGCAAGATGTTTACGCCATTGGTGAATGTGCACTGTGGAATAATTTTATTTTTGGCTTGGTTGCACCGGGTTACCAGATGGCCAAAGTGGCGGCAGCACATATAAAAGGAGATAGCGAACAACAGTTTAACGGTGCAGATATGAGTACCAAGCTAAAATTACTGGGCGTGGATGTGGCAAGTATTGGTGAAGTACACGGTAAAACGGTCGGCGCTCAGTCATACACTTACAATGATGAAATTGAGCAGATCTATAAGCGCTTAATTGTTTCTGCCGATGGTAAAAAAATTGTTGGTGCGGTATTAGTCGGTGATGTTGATGCCTATGGTTCATTATTGCAGTTAAAGCTTAATAATATGGATTTACCTGAGAATCCAGCGGTATTGATTTTACCAAGTGCAGGCGAAGGTCAGTCCGCAGGTTTAGGTGTTGATGCATTACCCGATAGTGCCGTTATCTGCTCCTGTTTTGATGTCACTAAAGCTTCCATTAAAGAGGCGGTGGCTGCAGGATGCACCTCTATGTCGGCATTGAAAGAGTCAACCAAAGCCTCTACGGGATGTGGAGGCTGTTCAGCACTCGCTAAACAGGTGTTGGATTCAGAGCTGGCGCTGTTAGGTTTTGAAGTTAAAAATGATATTTGTGAACATTTTGCTTATTCACGCCAAGAGCTGGTGGATATTATTCGCATTAAGAAAATCAAAACCTTTGATCAGGTACTGGAAACCTGTGGAAAAGGGCTCGGTTGCGAGGTCTGTAAACCTGCCGTGGGATCTATTTTGGCCTCCTATTGGAATGATTATGTTCTCAAAGATGAGTTAATTGAGTTGCAAGATACCAATGATATTTATCTTGGTAATATGCAAAAAGATGGGACTTATTCCGTTGTGCCTCGTGTGGCCGGTGGTGAAATCACCCCCGAAAAATTAATTGTGCTTGGTGAAGTCGCGAAAGAGTTCGATCTTTATACCAAATTAACGGGCGGGCAACGAATCGACCTATTTGGTGCGCAATTACATGAATTACCTCTTATCTGGAGAAAGCTGATCGATGCTGGATTTGAAACTGGGCACGCTTACGGTAAGTCATTGCGTACCGTTAAATCTTGTATTGGCAGTACTTGGTGTCGTTTTGGCGTGGGCGATAGTGTTGGCTTCGCGATTAAATTAGAAAATCGCTACAAAGGCGTGCGTTCCCCTCATAAAATTAAGTTTGGTGTCTCTGGCTGTACCCGTGAATGTGCCGAAGCACAAAGCAAAGACGTCGGCATTATCGCAACGGATAAAGGTTGGAATATGTATGTTTGTGGTAATGGTGGGATGCGTCCACGTCATGCAGACCTGCTGGCCTCCGATCTCAGTGAAGATGAATTACAGCGATATACAGACCGTTTCTTAATGTTTTATATTCGTACGGCAGATTGTCTACAACGTACCTCGGTGTGGTTAGAAAATATGGAGGGGGGGATAGATTATCTTAAGGAGGTGATTATTAATGACAAGCTTAATATTGCCGATGAGCTTGAAACTGAAATGGCTAATAACATCAAGAACTATCAGTGTGAGTGGAAAACGACCATTGAAGATGCTGAAAAAGTGAAACGTTTCAAACATTTCGTTAATAGTAGTGATGTTGATAATCGACTTTCATATATCAAGGAGCGCGCACAACGTTTCCCTGCACCGCGTGCACAGGCAGAAGAGATTAACATTGTCGAACTAACACAATAG